In the genome of Schistocerca piceifrons isolate TAMUIC-IGC-003096 chromosome X, iqSchPice1.1, whole genome shotgun sequence, one region contains:
- the LOC124722461 gene encoding uncharacterized protein LOC124722461, which produces MKVRNKRGADAGSDHHLIVANFRLKVVATNRKFEQRNKKYDVGKLRITAEQEPFCIELRNRYEALQEAQENGKNIVDDTWTQIKNVCCNVTKQVLGFKNHLKKDWMSECTWNLISCRKEIKAKLNTSKTRQQKTRMQAEYAATDSQIKTSVRNAKRKWMDEQALRAETATARGDTNELYCITRMLSKKGFNKNRPVKSKEGRLLMTGEDQLRRWREHFSEVLNREQPEERERQRNFPDTSNRINVNTPAKTEIKIALKQIENRKAP; this is translated from the coding sequence ATGAAAGTGAGAAATAAACGTGGGGCTGATGCTGGCAGTGATCATCACCTTATTGTTGCAAATTTTAGACTAAAAGTCGTGGCTACAAATAGAAAGTTCGAACAGCGGAACAAAAAATATGATGTGGGAAAACTTAGAATAACAGCAGAACAAGAACCTTTCTGTATTGAGCTAAGGAACCGCTACGAGGCGCTCCAAGAAGCACAGGAAAATGGTAAAAATATTGTTGATGATACATGGACTCAGATTAAGAACGTCTGTTGCAATGTGACCAAACAGGTCCTTGGCTTTAAAAACCATTTGAAGAAAGATTGGATGTCTGAGTGTACATGGAATTTAATCAGCTGTAGGAAGGAGATTAAGGCAAAACTAAATACGAGTAAAACAAGACAGCAGAAAACTCGAATGCAAGCTGAGTATGCAGCAACTGACTCTCAAATAAAGACGAGTGTGAGGAATGCTAAGAGAAAGTGGATGGATGAGCAAGCTCTGAGAGCAGAGACAGCTACAGCAAGGGGTGATACAAATGAACTGTACTGCATCACTAGAATGTTGTCTAAAAAAGGTTTCAACAAGAACAGGCCTGTTAAAAGCAAGGAGGgtcgactgttgatgacaggagaaGACCAACTTAGAAGATGGAgagaacatttttctgaagtcTTAAACAGAGAGCAACCTGAAGAGAGGGAGAGGCAACGGAATTTTCCAGATACCAGTAACAGAATCAATGTAAACACACCAGctaagactgaaattaaaatagcTCTGAAACAGATAGAGAACAGGAAGGCTCCATGA